In a genomic window of Brassica rapa cultivar Chiifu-401-42 chromosome A10, CAAS_Brap_v3.01, whole genome shotgun sequence:
- the LOC103846991 gene encoding notchless protein homolog isoform X1: protein MAKPLSIFHRSLSSNIEPEASEMAMNTVMCLLTDAEGTPLGSAMYIPHNAGHLQLINLVNTFLNNEEKLSYSFYVSDEELLVSVGTYMERNSVSVENVLKIVYRQQAVFRIRPVYRCSQTISDVHEGEILCVSFSPDGKQLASGSGDKTVRLWDLNTETPMFTCKGHKEHVLAVAWSPDAKCLVSGDRDGKVCCWDPSKGELLGNALSGHKKWICGIAWEPAHLSYPSRRFVTCGKDGDARIWDFTLKRTLIVLSGHTRAVTCVKWGGDGTIYTGSQDSTIRMWEITQQGQGILKHILRDHAGWVNSLSLSTEYVLRTGAFDHTRQVTCSDEEMKKIALERYIKAKGKVDSPERLVSGSDDFTIILWEPSVSLQPKQKMVTTARLTGHQQLVNHVYFSPNGQWIASASFDKSVKLWDGVTGKFITAFRGHANCVYQISWSPDSRMLLSCSKDSTLKVWDIGTKKLKHDLPGHKDEVSNYFKAQVVGFAFLFTLFSLIFFFFLCWKGLGCGLESRW, encoded by the exons aTGGCAAAGCCTTTGTCGATTTTCCATCGGAGTTTGTCGTCTAACATAGAGCCGGAAGCGTCGGAGATGGCGATGAACACAGTGATGTGTCTGTTAACAGACGCAGAAGGAACTCCACTAGGTTCTGCTATGTATATCCCTCACAACGCAGGGCATTTGCAGCTCATCAACTTGGTCAATACGTTTCTCAACAAT GAGGAGAAGTTATCTTACAGCTTCTATGTATCAGATGAAGAGCTTCTTGTCTCAGTGGGAACTTACATGGAGAGAAATAGCG TGTCCGTGGAGAATGTTTTGAAGATTGTTTATCGACAACAAGCTGTTTTCAGGATTCGCCCGGTTTACCGTTGCTCACAGACAATAAGtgatg TTCATGAGGGTGAGATTCTCTGTGTTTCGTTTAGCCCGGACGGTAAGCAACTAGCAAGTGGTTCAGGTGATAAAACTGTAAGGCTTTGGGATCTCAACACTGAAACTCCAATGTTTACATGCAAAG GGCACAAGGAACATGTTCTCGCAGTTGCATGGTCACCAGATGCAAAGTGTCTTGTGAGCGGTGATAGAGATGGAAAAGTCTGTTGTTGGGATCCAAGCAAAGGAGAATTACTGGGCAATGCACTTTCA GGTCACAAGAAGTGGATTTGTGGTATCGCGTGGGAACCAGCTCATCTTAGTTATCCAAGCAGGAGATTTGTGACTTGTGGCAAAGATGGGGATGCAAGGATCTGGGACTTTACACTGAAGAGAACTCTTATTGTCCTCAGTGGACACACACGAGCTGTGACCTGTGTCAAATGGGGTGGTGATGGAACTATATACACAGG TTCCCAAGATAGTACGATAAGGATGTGGGAGATCACTCAGCAGGGTCAAGGAATCCTCAAACATATATTGAgg GACCATGCCGGTTGGGTGAACTCCCTTTCATTGAGTACAGAATATGTTCTTCGGACAGGAGCTTTTGACCACACAAGACAAGTAACATGTTCAGATGAAGAAATGAAAAAG ATTGCGCTCGAAAGATACATCAAAGCAAAAGGGAAAGTAGATTCTCCTGAAAGATTAGTGTCTGGTTCTGATGATTTTACGATAATCCTTTGGGAACCATCCGTTAGCTTACAACCTAAACAAAAAATGGTTACTACAGCCAGGTTGACTGGTCATCAACAG CTTGTAAACCATGTGTATTTCTCACCAAATGGGCAATGGATTGCAAGTGCATCGTTCGATAAATCTGTGAAGCTATGGGATGGTGTCACAGGAAAATTTATTACAGCATTCCGAGGCCACGCTAACTGTGTCTATCAGATCAGTTGGTCACCTGATAGTAGGATGCTTTTGAGTTGCAGCAAAGATTCAACTCTCAAG GTGTGGGATATTGGAACAAAAAAGCTAAAACATGATCTCCCTGGTCATAAGGATGAGGTATCAAACTACTTCAAAGCTCAAGTTGTTGGTTTTGCTTTTTTATTTACACTCTTTtctctcatattttttttttttttgtgttggaAAGGTTTGGGCTGTGGATTGGAGTCCAGATGGTGA
- the LOC103846992 gene encoding uncharacterized protein LOC103846992, producing the protein MAKVGDLETCINNRIKEIEEEEERNLKILKELETQIMSPTEKGTQHPSTSINKPILGDDVPKASDVAPEGGPSFRPKGKGNMKPSDDDDEKKTNEGERSKSGGVDDA; encoded by the exons ATGGCAAAAGTTGGGGATCTAGAGACATGCATCAATAACAGAATTAAAGAGatcgaggaggaagaagaacgTAATTTGAAGATACTTAAGGAGTTGGAGACTCAGATCATGTCCCCAACGGAAAAAG GTACGCAACATCCGTCTACAAGTATCAACAAGCCAATTCTTGGGGATGATGTCCCAAAGGCTTCAGATGTTGCACCCGAAGGGGGACCTTCTTTCCGCCCAAAGGGAAAGGGAAACATGAAACCATCTGATGACGATGATGAGAAGAAGACCAATGAAGGAGAGAGAAGCAAGTCTGGTGGTGTGGATGATGCCTAA
- the LOC103846993 gene encoding ABC transporter G family member 22 isoform X3 — MTSAPVDKEILSGINGSVSPGEVLALMGPSGSGKTTLLSLLGGRISQSASGGSVTYNDKPYSKYLKSKIGFVTQDDVLFPHLTVKETLTYAARLRLPKTLTREQKEQRAIEVIQELGLERCQDTMIGGAFVRGVSGGERKRVSIGNEIIINPSLLLLDEPTSGLDSTTALRTIQMLHDIAEAGKTVITTIHQPSSRLFHRFDKLILLGRGNLLYFGKSSEALVYFSSIGCSPLITMNPAEFLLDLANGNINDISVPSELEDRVQVGNSGREPQTGKPSPAAVHEYLVEAYETRVAEQEKKKLSDPVPLDEEAKAKVLRLKRQWGASWWEQYCILFSRGLKERRHEYFSWLRVTQVLSTAVILGLLWWQSDIRTPRGLQDQAGLLFFIAVFWGFFPVFTAIFAFPQERAMLNKERAADMYRLSAYFLARTTSDLPLDFILPSLFLLVVYFMTGLRLSPYPFFLSMLTVFLCIIASQGLGLAIGAILMDLKKATTLASVTVMTFMLAGGFFVKKVPVFISWIRYLSFNYHTYKLLLKVQYKDFAQSINGMRIDNGLTEVVALVAMIFGYRLLAYLSLRQMKITT, encoded by the exons ATGACTTCAGCACCTGTGGATAAAGAGATATTGAGTGGGATAAATGGGAGTGTGAGTCCCGGTGAAGTTCTTGCTCTCATGGGTCCTTCAGGGAGTGGCAAAACAACTCTTCTTAGCTTACTCGGTGGCCGAATCTCTCAATCCGCCAGTGGAGGCTCTGTTACTTACAACGACAAGCCTTACTCTAAATACTTGAAAAGCAA GATTGGGTTTGTGACTCAAGACGATGTTCTGTTTCCTCATCTTACGGTTAAAGAAACGCTAACCTACGCTGCTCGTTTGCGTCTACCTAAAACTCTCACAAGGGAGCAAAAGGAGCAACGTGCTATTGAAGTTATCCAAGAGCTAGGTCTGGAGAGGTGTCAAGACACTATGATTGGTGGAGCATTCGTGAGAGGTGTATCAGGTGGAGAGAGGAAAAGAGTTTCCATTGGAAACGAGATCATCATTAACCCTTCTCTATTACTTCTTGATGAACCAACTTCCGGTTTAGACTCCACCACTGCTCTAAGAACCATCCAGATGCTCCACGACATCGCTGAG GCGGGGAAGACAGTGATCACAACGATACATCAGCCCTCAAGTAGACTCTTCCATAGATTCGATAAGCTGATTCTATTAGGAAGAGGAAACCTTCTCTATTTTGGGAAATCATCAGAAGCTTTAGTTTACTTTTCTTCCATTGGATGCTCTCCTCTTATCACCATGAACCCTGCTGAGTTCTTGCTTGATCTCGCTAATGGTAACATCAATGACATCTCTGTGCCTTCTGAGTTGGAAGATAGAGTTCAAGTAGGAAACTCAGGTAGAGAACCTCAAACTGGCAAGCCATCTCCTGCTGCTGTCCATGAG TATCTGGTGGAGGCATACGAGACTAGGGTTGCAGAacaggagaagaagaaactatCTGATCCTGTTCCACTTGACGAAGAAGCTAAAGCTAAAGTTCTGCGTCTAAAGAGACAATGGGGAGCTAGCTGGTGGGAGCAATACTGCATACTCTTCTCTAGAGGACTCAAAGAGCGCCGTCACGAATACTTCAGCTGGTTGCGTGTCACACAAGTTTTATCCACAGCTGTTATTCTAGGTCTTCTCTGGTGGCAGTCAGATATTCGGACTCCAAGAGGACTACAAGATCAG GCTGGTTTGCTCTTCTTCATAGCGGTTTTCTGGGGGTTCTTCCCTGTTTTCACAGCGATATTTGCTTTTCCGCAAGAGCGAGCAATGCTGAATAAAGAGAGAGCAGCTGATATGTATAGATTAAGTGCGTATTTCTTGGCTAGGACCACGAGTGATCTCCCTCTCGACTTTATCCTGCCTTCTCTCTTCCTTCTCGTTGTCTATTTCATGACTGGTCTTCGGCTTAGCCCGTATCCATTCTTCTTGAGCATGCTCACGGTCTTCCTCTGCATCATTGCATCTCAG GGACTTGGACTTGCTATTGGAGCAATCTTAATGGACTTAAAGAAGGCTACGACTTTGGCTTCAGTTACTGTCATGACATTTATGCTCGCCGGAGGATTCTTTGTTAAG AAAGTACCGGTGTTCATCTCCTGGATACGTTACCTATCCTTCAATTACCACACCTACAAGCTTCTTCTTAAAGTGCAGTATAAAGACTTTGCTCAATCTATCAACGGGATGAGAATAGACAATGGACTGACTGAAGTGGTTGCACTCGTTGCCATGATCTTCGGTTACCGCCTCCTAGCTTATCTGTCTCTAAGGCAAATGAAGATCACAACATAA
- the LOC103846993 gene encoding ABC transporter G family member 22 isoform X1, which yields MSTEKPPLASGLARTRSEQLYETLAAAIKSPFGSMDANGVPATAPASIGGGRETLSRKSSRRLMMSASPGRSGGAGTHIRKSRSAQLKLELEEVSSGAALSRASSASLGLSFSFTGFAMPPEEISDSKPFSDDEMIPEDNEAGNKKPRFQAEPTLPIFLKFKEVTYKVSIRKLMTSAPVDKEILSGINGSVSPGEVLALMGPSGSGKTTLLSLLGGRISQSASGGSVTYNDKPYSKYLKSKIGFVTQDDVLFPHLTVKETLTYAARLRLPKTLTREQKEQRAIEVIQELGLERCQDTMIGGAFVRGVSGGERKRVSIGNEIIINPSLLLLDEPTSGLDSTTALRTIQMLHDIAEAGKTVITTIHQPSSRLFHRFDKLILLGRGNLLYFGKSSEALVYFSSIGCSPLITMNPAEFLLDLANGNINDISVPSELEDRVQVGNSGREPQTGKPSPAAVHEYLVEAYETRVAEQEKKKLSDPVPLDEEAKAKVLRLKRQWGASWWEQYCILFSRGLKERRHEYFSWLRVTQVLSTAVILGLLWWQSDIRTPRGLQDQAGLLFFIAVFWGFFPVFTAIFAFPQERAMLNKERAADMYRLSAYFLARTTSDLPLDFILPSLFLLVVYFMTGLRLSPYPFFLSMLTVFLCIIASQGLGLAIGAILMDLKKATTLASVTVMTFMLAGGFFVKKVPVFISWIRYLSFNYHTYKLLLKVQYKDFAQSINGMRIDNGLTEVVALVAMIFGYRLLAYLSLRQMKITT from the exons ATGTCAACAGAGAAGCCACCGTTGGCCTCAGGTTTAGCTCGGACACGGTCCGAACAGCTATATGAGACGCTAGCCGCTGCCATCAAATCACCTTTCGGTTCCATGGACGCTAATGGTGTGCCTGCAACGGCTCCGGCATCAATAGGTGGTGGAAGAGAGACTTTGTCTAGAAAATCAAGCCGGAGACTGATGATGTCGGCGTCTCCAGGGAGGAGTGGCGGAGCTGGGACACACATTAGGAAGTCTAGGAGTGCTCAACTTAAGCTTGAGCTAGAGGAGGTGAGCAGCGGCGCGGCGCTAAGCCGTGCGTCCAGCGCGTCGCTAGGGCTCTCGTTTTCGTTCACCGGTTTCGCTATGCCGCCGGAGGAAATCTCCGACTCGAAACCGTTCAGCGACGACGAGATGATAC CAGAAGACAATGAGGCGGGAAACAAGAAGCCTAGGTTTCAAGCAGAACCAACATTACCCATCTTTCTCAAG TTCAAGGAAGTTACATACAAGGTGTCGATAAGGAAACTCATGACTTCAGCACCTGTGGATAAAGAGATATTGAGTGGGATAAATGGGAGTGTGAGTCCCGGTGAAGTTCTTGCTCTCATGGGTCCTTCAGGGAGTGGCAAAACAACTCTTCTTAGCTTACTCGGTGGCCGAATCTCTCAATCCGCCAGTGGAGGCTCTGTTACTTACAACGACAAGCCTTACTCTAAATACTTGAAAAGCAA GATTGGGTTTGTGACTCAAGACGATGTTCTGTTTCCTCATCTTACGGTTAAAGAAACGCTAACCTACGCTGCTCGTTTGCGTCTACCTAAAACTCTCACAAGGGAGCAAAAGGAGCAACGTGCTATTGAAGTTATCCAAGAGCTAGGTCTGGAGAGGTGTCAAGACACTATGATTGGTGGAGCATTCGTGAGAGGTGTATCAGGTGGAGAGAGGAAAAGAGTTTCCATTGGAAACGAGATCATCATTAACCCTTCTCTATTACTTCTTGATGAACCAACTTCCGGTTTAGACTCCACCACTGCTCTAAGAACCATCCAGATGCTCCACGACATCGCTGAG GCGGGGAAGACAGTGATCACAACGATACATCAGCCCTCAAGTAGACTCTTCCATAGATTCGATAAGCTGATTCTATTAGGAAGAGGAAACCTTCTCTATTTTGGGAAATCATCAGAAGCTTTAGTTTACTTTTCTTCCATTGGATGCTCTCCTCTTATCACCATGAACCCTGCTGAGTTCTTGCTTGATCTCGCTAATGGTAACATCAATGACATCTCTGTGCCTTCTGAGTTGGAAGATAGAGTTCAAGTAGGAAACTCAGGTAGAGAACCTCAAACTGGCAAGCCATCTCCTGCTGCTGTCCATGAG TATCTGGTGGAGGCATACGAGACTAGGGTTGCAGAacaggagaagaagaaactatCTGATCCTGTTCCACTTGACGAAGAAGCTAAAGCTAAAGTTCTGCGTCTAAAGAGACAATGGGGAGCTAGCTGGTGGGAGCAATACTGCATACTCTTCTCTAGAGGACTCAAAGAGCGCCGTCACGAATACTTCAGCTGGTTGCGTGTCACACAAGTTTTATCCACAGCTGTTATTCTAGGTCTTCTCTGGTGGCAGTCAGATATTCGGACTCCAAGAGGACTACAAGATCAG GCTGGTTTGCTCTTCTTCATAGCGGTTTTCTGGGGGTTCTTCCCTGTTTTCACAGCGATATTTGCTTTTCCGCAAGAGCGAGCAATGCTGAATAAAGAGAGAGCAGCTGATATGTATAGATTAAGTGCGTATTTCTTGGCTAGGACCACGAGTGATCTCCCTCTCGACTTTATCCTGCCTTCTCTCTTCCTTCTCGTTGTCTATTTCATGACTGGTCTTCGGCTTAGCCCGTATCCATTCTTCTTGAGCATGCTCACGGTCTTCCTCTGCATCATTGCATCTCAG GGACTTGGACTTGCTATTGGAGCAATCTTAATGGACTTAAAGAAGGCTACGACTTTGGCTTCAGTTACTGTCATGACATTTATGCTCGCCGGAGGATTCTTTGTTAAG AAAGTACCGGTGTTCATCTCCTGGATACGTTACCTATCCTTCAATTACCACACCTACAAGCTTCTTCTTAAAGTGCAGTATAAAGACTTTGCTCAATCTATCAACGGGATGAGAATAGACAATGGACTGACTGAAGTGGTTGCACTCGTTGCCATGATCTTCGGTTACCGCCTCCTAGCTTATCTGTCTCTAAGGCAAATGAAGATCACAACATAA
- the LOC103846993 gene encoding ABC transporter G family member 22 isoform X2: MSTEKPPLASGLARTRSEQLYETLAAAIKSPFGSMDANGVPATAPASIGGGRETLSRKSSRRLMMSASPGRSGGAGTHIRKSRSAQLKLELEEVSSGAALSRASSASLGLSFSFTGFAMPPEEISDSKPFSDDEMIQDNEAGNKKPRFQAEPTLPIFLKFKEVTYKVSIRKLMTSAPVDKEILSGINGSVSPGEVLALMGPSGSGKTTLLSLLGGRISQSASGGSVTYNDKPYSKYLKSKIGFVTQDDVLFPHLTVKETLTYAARLRLPKTLTREQKEQRAIEVIQELGLERCQDTMIGGAFVRGVSGGERKRVSIGNEIIINPSLLLLDEPTSGLDSTTALRTIQMLHDIAEAGKTVITTIHQPSSRLFHRFDKLILLGRGNLLYFGKSSEALVYFSSIGCSPLITMNPAEFLLDLANGNINDISVPSELEDRVQVGNSGREPQTGKPSPAAVHEYLVEAYETRVAEQEKKKLSDPVPLDEEAKAKVLRLKRQWGASWWEQYCILFSRGLKERRHEYFSWLRVTQVLSTAVILGLLWWQSDIRTPRGLQDQAGLLFFIAVFWGFFPVFTAIFAFPQERAMLNKERAADMYRLSAYFLARTTSDLPLDFILPSLFLLVVYFMTGLRLSPYPFFLSMLTVFLCIIASQGLGLAIGAILMDLKKATTLASVTVMTFMLAGGFFVKKVPVFISWIRYLSFNYHTYKLLLKVQYKDFAQSINGMRIDNGLTEVVALVAMIFGYRLLAYLSLRQMKITT; encoded by the exons ATGTCAACAGAGAAGCCACCGTTGGCCTCAGGTTTAGCTCGGACACGGTCCGAACAGCTATATGAGACGCTAGCCGCTGCCATCAAATCACCTTTCGGTTCCATGGACGCTAATGGTGTGCCTGCAACGGCTCCGGCATCAATAGGTGGTGGAAGAGAGACTTTGTCTAGAAAATCAAGCCGGAGACTGATGATGTCGGCGTCTCCAGGGAGGAGTGGCGGAGCTGGGACACACATTAGGAAGTCTAGGAGTGCTCAACTTAAGCTTGAGCTAGAGGAGGTGAGCAGCGGCGCGGCGCTAAGCCGTGCGTCCAGCGCGTCGCTAGGGCTCTCGTTTTCGTTCACCGGTTTCGCTATGCCGCCGGAGGAAATCTCCGACTCGAAACCGTTCAGCGACGACGAGATGATAC AAGACAATGAGGCGGGAAACAAGAAGCCTAGGTTTCAAGCAGAACCAACATTACCCATCTTTCTCAAG TTCAAGGAAGTTACATACAAGGTGTCGATAAGGAAACTCATGACTTCAGCACCTGTGGATAAAGAGATATTGAGTGGGATAAATGGGAGTGTGAGTCCCGGTGAAGTTCTTGCTCTCATGGGTCCTTCAGGGAGTGGCAAAACAACTCTTCTTAGCTTACTCGGTGGCCGAATCTCTCAATCCGCCAGTGGAGGCTCTGTTACTTACAACGACAAGCCTTACTCTAAATACTTGAAAAGCAA GATTGGGTTTGTGACTCAAGACGATGTTCTGTTTCCTCATCTTACGGTTAAAGAAACGCTAACCTACGCTGCTCGTTTGCGTCTACCTAAAACTCTCACAAGGGAGCAAAAGGAGCAACGTGCTATTGAAGTTATCCAAGAGCTAGGTCTGGAGAGGTGTCAAGACACTATGATTGGTGGAGCATTCGTGAGAGGTGTATCAGGTGGAGAGAGGAAAAGAGTTTCCATTGGAAACGAGATCATCATTAACCCTTCTCTATTACTTCTTGATGAACCAACTTCCGGTTTAGACTCCACCACTGCTCTAAGAACCATCCAGATGCTCCACGACATCGCTGAG GCGGGGAAGACAGTGATCACAACGATACATCAGCCCTCAAGTAGACTCTTCCATAGATTCGATAAGCTGATTCTATTAGGAAGAGGAAACCTTCTCTATTTTGGGAAATCATCAGAAGCTTTAGTTTACTTTTCTTCCATTGGATGCTCTCCTCTTATCACCATGAACCCTGCTGAGTTCTTGCTTGATCTCGCTAATGGTAACATCAATGACATCTCTGTGCCTTCTGAGTTGGAAGATAGAGTTCAAGTAGGAAACTCAGGTAGAGAACCTCAAACTGGCAAGCCATCTCCTGCTGCTGTCCATGAG TATCTGGTGGAGGCATACGAGACTAGGGTTGCAGAacaggagaagaagaaactatCTGATCCTGTTCCACTTGACGAAGAAGCTAAAGCTAAAGTTCTGCGTCTAAAGAGACAATGGGGAGCTAGCTGGTGGGAGCAATACTGCATACTCTTCTCTAGAGGACTCAAAGAGCGCCGTCACGAATACTTCAGCTGGTTGCGTGTCACACAAGTTTTATCCACAGCTGTTATTCTAGGTCTTCTCTGGTGGCAGTCAGATATTCGGACTCCAAGAGGACTACAAGATCAG GCTGGTTTGCTCTTCTTCATAGCGGTTTTCTGGGGGTTCTTCCCTGTTTTCACAGCGATATTTGCTTTTCCGCAAGAGCGAGCAATGCTGAATAAAGAGAGAGCAGCTGATATGTATAGATTAAGTGCGTATTTCTTGGCTAGGACCACGAGTGATCTCCCTCTCGACTTTATCCTGCCTTCTCTCTTCCTTCTCGTTGTCTATTTCATGACTGGTCTTCGGCTTAGCCCGTATCCATTCTTCTTGAGCATGCTCACGGTCTTCCTCTGCATCATTGCATCTCAG GGACTTGGACTTGCTATTGGAGCAATCTTAATGGACTTAAAGAAGGCTACGACTTTGGCTTCAGTTACTGTCATGACATTTATGCTCGCCGGAGGATTCTTTGTTAAG AAAGTACCGGTGTTCATCTCCTGGATACGTTACCTATCCTTCAATTACCACACCTACAAGCTTCTTCTTAAAGTGCAGTATAAAGACTTTGCTCAATCTATCAACGGGATGAGAATAGACAATGGACTGACTGAAGTGGTTGCACTCGTTGCCATGATCTTCGGTTACCGCCTCCTAGCTTATCTGTCTCTAAGGCAAATGAAGATCACAACATAA
- the LOC103846991 gene encoding notchless protein homolog isoform X2 produces MAKPLSIFHRSLSSNIEPEASEMAMNTVMCLLTDAEGTPLGSAMYIPHNAGHLQLINLVNTFLNNEEKLSYSFYVSDEELLVSVGTYMERNSVSVENVLKIVYRQQAVFRIRPVYRCSQTISDVHEGEILCVSFSPDGKQLASGSGDKTVRLWDLNTETPMFTCKGHKEHVLAVAWSPDAKCLVSGDRDGKVCCWDPSKGELLGNALSGHKKWICGIAWEPAHLSYPSRRFVTCGKDGDARIWDFTLKRTLIVLSGHTRAVTCVKWGGDGTIYTGSQDSTIRMWEITQQGQGILKHILRDHAGWVNSLSLSTEYVLRTGAFDHTRQVTCSDEEMKKIALERYIKAKGKVDSPERLVSGSDDFTIILWEPSVSLQPKQKMVTTARLTGHQQLVNHVYFSPNGQWIASASFDKSVKLWDGVTGKFITAFRGHANCVYQISWSPDSRMLLSCSKDSTLKVWDIGTKKLKHDLPGHKDEVWAVDWSPDGEKVASGGLDKDLKLWKG; encoded by the exons aTGGCAAAGCCTTTGTCGATTTTCCATCGGAGTTTGTCGTCTAACATAGAGCCGGAAGCGTCGGAGATGGCGATGAACACAGTGATGTGTCTGTTAACAGACGCAGAAGGAACTCCACTAGGTTCTGCTATGTATATCCCTCACAACGCAGGGCATTTGCAGCTCATCAACTTGGTCAATACGTTTCTCAACAAT GAGGAGAAGTTATCTTACAGCTTCTATGTATCAGATGAAGAGCTTCTTGTCTCAGTGGGAACTTACATGGAGAGAAATAGCG TGTCCGTGGAGAATGTTTTGAAGATTGTTTATCGACAACAAGCTGTTTTCAGGATTCGCCCGGTTTACCGTTGCTCACAGACAATAAGtgatg TTCATGAGGGTGAGATTCTCTGTGTTTCGTTTAGCCCGGACGGTAAGCAACTAGCAAGTGGTTCAGGTGATAAAACTGTAAGGCTTTGGGATCTCAACACTGAAACTCCAATGTTTACATGCAAAG GGCACAAGGAACATGTTCTCGCAGTTGCATGGTCACCAGATGCAAAGTGTCTTGTGAGCGGTGATAGAGATGGAAAAGTCTGTTGTTGGGATCCAAGCAAAGGAGAATTACTGGGCAATGCACTTTCA GGTCACAAGAAGTGGATTTGTGGTATCGCGTGGGAACCAGCTCATCTTAGTTATCCAAGCAGGAGATTTGTGACTTGTGGCAAAGATGGGGATGCAAGGATCTGGGACTTTACACTGAAGAGAACTCTTATTGTCCTCAGTGGACACACACGAGCTGTGACCTGTGTCAAATGGGGTGGTGATGGAACTATATACACAGG TTCCCAAGATAGTACGATAAGGATGTGGGAGATCACTCAGCAGGGTCAAGGAATCCTCAAACATATATTGAgg GACCATGCCGGTTGGGTGAACTCCCTTTCATTGAGTACAGAATATGTTCTTCGGACAGGAGCTTTTGACCACACAAGACAAGTAACATGTTCAGATGAAGAAATGAAAAAG ATTGCGCTCGAAAGATACATCAAAGCAAAAGGGAAAGTAGATTCTCCTGAAAGATTAGTGTCTGGTTCTGATGATTTTACGATAATCCTTTGGGAACCATCCGTTAGCTTACAACCTAAACAAAAAATGGTTACTACAGCCAGGTTGACTGGTCATCAACAG CTTGTAAACCATGTGTATTTCTCACCAAATGGGCAATGGATTGCAAGTGCATCGTTCGATAAATCTGTGAAGCTATGGGATGGTGTCACAGGAAAATTTATTACAGCATTCCGAGGCCACGCTAACTGTGTCTATCAGATCAGTTGGTCACCTGATAGTAGGATGCTTTTGAGTTGCAGCAAAGATTCAACTCTCAAG GTGTGGGATATTGGAACAAAAAAGCTAAAACATGATCTCCCTGGTCATAAGGATGAG GTTTGGGCTGTGGATTGGAGTCCAGATGGTGAGAAAGTAGCTTCTGGTGG